In Toxotes jaculatrix isolate fToxJac2 chromosome 20, fToxJac2.pri, whole genome shotgun sequence, the following proteins share a genomic window:
- the rab18a gene encoding ras-related protein Rab-18a produces the protein MEEDILTTLKILIIGESGVGKSSLLLRFTDDTFDPEQSATIGVDFKVKTISVDGNKAKLAIWDTAGQERFRTLTPSYYRGAQGVILVYDVTRRETFTKLDNWLNELETYCTRNDLVKMLVGNKIDKENHELDRAEGLKFARKHSMLFIEASAKTRDGVQCAFEELVEKIIQTPGLWQSENHGRGVQLSDEDAGGGTCGGYCSLV, from the exons ATGGAAGAAGACATACTAACAACGCTGAAAATACTGATAATAGGAGAAAGTGGCGTCGGGAAATCCAG CCTCCTCTTAAGATTCACAGACGACACGTTTGACCCAGAACAATCAGCAACAATAG GTGTCGACTTTAAGGTGAAGACTATTTCTGTGGACGGTAACAAGGCGAAGTTGGCCATATGG GACACTGCAGGACAGGAGCGCTTCCGAACCCTGACGCCTAGTTACTACCGCGGTGCCCAGGGAGTCATCTTGG TGTATGATGTGACACGACGAGAAACCTTTACCAAACTTGATAACTGGCTGAATGAGCTGGAGACGTACTGCACGAGGAACGACCTTGTCAAGATGCTGGTCGGAAACAAAATCGATAAG GAAAACCACGAGCTAGACAGGGCCGAAGGGCTGAAGtttgcaagaaaacattccatgCTTTTTATAG AGGCGAGTGCTAAGACCAGGGACGGTGTTCAGTGTGCGTTcgaggagctggtggagaagaTCATTCAGACTCCCGGCTTATGGCAGAGCGAGAACCACGGCCGAGGAGTCCAGCTCTCCGACGAGGACGCGGGAGGTGGAACCTGCGGCGGCTACTGCTCCCTGGTCTAG